From the Malus domestica chromosome 17, GDT2T_hap1 genome, one window contains:
- the LOC103405160 gene encoding protein VACUOLELESS1 — translation MANVSVAAEWQLLYNRYYRKPEIYRMSWKHVELNRNKVACAPFGGPIAVIRDDSKIVQLGGESAQRKLRIFSSAGHLLGETIWKHPGGRLIGMAWTDDQNLVCLVQDGTVFRYTIHAELVEPSISMGKECFERNVVDCVFWGNGVVCITETNQLFCISDFKNPNPIKLADPGIEDPPLCMAVIEPQYTMSGNVEVLLGIGDACVLAVEEDGVQQLGLEMLRGPIQKMAVSRDGQWLASFTHDGRLLVMTSNLNDILIEQECESALPPEQLSWCGMDTVLLYWDDMLLMMGPRGDPVRYFYDEPIILIPECDGVRILSNSSMEFLQRVPDSTESIFKIGSTSPAALLYDALDHFDRRSAKADENLRLIRPSLTEAVEACIDAAGHEFDVLRQRTLLRAASYGQAFCSNFQRDHIQEMCKTLRVLNAVRHPDVGMPLSIQQYKLLTPAVLISRLINAYKHFLALRISEYLGMNQEMVIMHWACSKITASLAISDTNLLDILLDKLKLCKGISYAAVAAHADKNGRRKLAAMLVEHEPRSSKQVPLLLSIGEEDTALMKAIESGDTDLVYLVLFHIWQKRQPLEFFGMIQARALARDLFIIYARCYKHEFLKDFFLSTGQLQEVAFLLWKESWEIGKNPMASRGSPLHGPRIKLIEKAHNLFVETKEYTFESKAAEEHAKLIRMQHELEVSTKQAIFVDSSISDTIRTCIVLGNHRAAMKVKTEFKVSEKRWYWLKVFALATIRDWDALEKFSKEKRPPIGYRPFVEACVDADEKGEALKYIPKLTDPRERAESYARIGMAKEAADAASQAKDGELLGRLKMTFSQNAAASSIFDTLRDRFVS, via the exons ATGGCGAACGTCTCGGTTGCCGCGGAGTGGCAGCTCCTCTACAACCGCTACTACCGTAAGCCCGAAATCTACCGAATGAGCTGGAAGCACGTAGAGCTCAACCGCAACAAGGTCGCCTGCGCCCCGTTCGGCGGTCCCATCGCCGTCATCCGAGACGATTCCAAGATCGTCCAACTCGGCGGCGAATCGGCCCAGCGGAAGCTCCGCATCTTCAGTTCCGCTGGCCATCTTCTCGGCGAGACAATCTGGAAACACCCGGGCGGCCGATTAATCGGCATGGCCTGGACCGACGACCAGAACCTAGTCTGCCTCGTCCAAGACGGCACCGTTTTTCGCTACACCATCCACGCGGAGCTCGTCGAGCCAAGTATCTCCATGGGGAAAGAGTGCTTCGAGCGAAACGTCGTGGACTGCGTTTTCTGGGGAAACGGCGTCGTTTGTATCACCGAGACGAATCAGCTGTTCTGCATTTCCGATTTCAAGAACCCGAACCCGATTAAGCTTGCCGACCCGGGGATCGAGGACCCGCCGCTCTGTATGGCGGTGATCGAGCCGCAGTACACGATGTCGGGAAATGTGGAGGTTCTGCTCGGGATCGGAGATGCTTGCGTTTTGGCTGTGGAGGAAGACGGGGTTCAGCAGCTAGGGCTGGAGATGCTCCGCGGGCCGATTCAGAAGATGGCGGTTTCGAGAGACGGGCAGTGGCTTGCTTCCTTCACGCACGACGGTCGTTTGTTGGTGATGACTTCGAATTTGAACGACATTCTCATTGAGCAGGAATGTGAG TCGGCTCTTCCTCCGGAACAGCTCTCTTGGTGTGGAATGGACACTGTGCTGCTTTATTGGGATGATATGCTTTTGATGATGGGTCCTAGAGGTGATCCAGTACGCTATTTTTATGATGAACCAATAATTCTTATTCCCGAGTGCGATGGAGTGAGGATATTATCTAACTCGAGCATGGAGTTTCTACAACGGGTGCCTGATTCCACTGAATCCATCTTCAAGATTGGAAGTACATCGCCTGCAGCTTTGTTGTATGATGCTTTGGACCATTTCGACAGACGAAGTGCCAAG GCAGATGAGAATTTGCGACTAATACGCCCATCCTTGACGGAGGCTGTTGAAGCATGTATTGATGCTGCTGGCCATGAATTTGATGTTCTACGCCAACGAACACTCCTAAGAGCTGCAAGCTATGGCCAAGCCTTTTGCAG CAATTTTCAACGTGATCATATTCAAGAGATGTGTAAAACTTTGCGGGTATTAAATGCTGTTCGGCATCCTGACGTTGGAATGCCTCTAAGTATTCAACAATACAAG TTACTTACACCAGCAGTTCTGATCAGTCGTTTGATCAATGCCTACAAACACTTTCTGGCACTACGGATATCAGAGTACCTTGGAATGAACCAA GAGATGGTGATTATGCACTGGGCATGCTCCAAAATAACAGCATCCTTAGCAATTTCTGATACCAATCTCCTTGATATTTTGCTTGATAAG tTGAAACTATGCAAAGGAATATCCTATGCAGCAGTTGCTGCTCATGCAGATAAGAATGGCCGCCGGAAGCTAGCTGCCATGCTTGTTGAGCATGAACCACGCTCCTCCAAACAg GTTCCTCTGTTGTTGAGCATAGGAGAAGAAGATACAGCTTTAATGAAAGCAATTGAAAGTGGTGATACAGACCTTGTTTATCTTGTTCTCTTTCATATCTGGCAAAAG CGACAACCATTGGAGTTCTTTGGAATGATACAAGCTAGAGCTCTGGCACGCGATTTGTTTATAATTTATGCACG GTGCTACAAGCATGAATTCTTGAAGGACTTTTTTCTATCAACAGGACAACTTCAA GAGGTGGCTTTCCTTCTGTGGAAAGAATCTTGGGAGATTGGAAAAAATCCAATGGCAAGCAGAGGATCTCCCCTTCATGGTCCACGCATAAAACTAATTGAGAAGGCCCATAATCTTTTCGTAGAAACTAAGGAATATACCTTTGAGTCGAAGGCTGCTGAAGAACATGCAAAGCTTATAAG GATGCAGCATGAGTTAGAAGTCTCAACAAAGCAGGCCATTTTTGTTGACTCGAGTATCAGTGATACAATTAGAACTTGTATTGTTCTGGGAAATCATCGAGCTGCAATGAAAGTGAAAACAGAATTCAAG GTTTCTGAGAAGAGATGGTATTGGCTAAAAGTTTTTGCTTTGGCTACAATCAGAGATTGGGATGCCTTGGAGAAGTTCTCAAAGGAAAAGAGACCACCAATTG gTTACAGGCCATTTGTGGAGGCGTGTGTTGACGCAGATGAGAAAGGAGAGGCTTTGAAATATATCCCAAAACTCACAGATCCTCGGGAAAGAGCGGAG TCTTATGCTCGGATTGGCATGGCCAAGGAAGCTGCTGATGCTGCCTCTCAGGCAAAAGATGGTGAATTGCTTGGTCGACTCAAAATGACTTTCTCACAAAATGCTGCAGCCTCATCAATTTTTGATACTCTTAGGGACCGATTCGTTTCATAG